Proteins co-encoded in one Spirosoma endbachense genomic window:
- a CDS encoding SusC/RagA family TonB-linked outer membrane protein — MKKGLQTSRNWGKLMRITLTQLLMCVIGVSVTLAYDTRGQEVLNRTVSVSGDQVELRAVLSQIEKQADVKFVYSTKVNSEQRITINIANRKLATVLDEVLIPNMIDYEVINNRILLRKSKSPARNAPNENKIGSIEKKESATSVKGEVTDEKKQPIVGASIVIKGTTRGTVTDVEGRYSIDVPDDQAILVFSYIGFITQEVKVGNRSDISISLATDTKSLDEVVVVGYGQQSKVSLTNAVGTVKGTELVRRPYSSIQQALQGQVAGLTVLDQGGSPGRTTSTLRVRGVTTLSNSNEALVIVDGVEQQLTNLNPNDIESISVLKDAASTAIYGSRAANGVIMITTKRAKEGKVTVSYNGFYGLQRSVNNPAMDLPSYMKLEQVAYNNAKIALPAKFTDAGIQEYINGNKTNPELYPDVNSWFKTMLRVAPQYNNSISVSGGSESIRARLSIRQQKQASLLDAPLDYGADLRDIRLNSDFKVSKKINVSTDINYRNNYTVAPVNESEVFNRFIHGTLFATPRYLSTLEGTYPGITGTYGLSTQGVTPRIEAEQDGTSKRTEESIFSSLKADYEIIKGLRFTSQLALRIENFRQKNFTNAYKNVDLVKNITRNIINNSLADTLRNSTEYTWNNYLNYETSLQKHYLKALVGYSTINNVFKGLYAYRQNFYNNDIQSLSQGANDGTKNNGGSDAQFGLRSYFGRVNYSFADKYLFEANARYDGSSRFTGANVYSFFPSFSAGWRISEESFMKKARFINELKLRVSWGRTGNQSVGLYSYYQSLVASSYGFNGATAISYSPNQLANKNITWETTTQVDLGFDAQIFRGFSVGFDYYTKLTDGILLNLPIPATIGLAAPPQNAGKVENKGFEWQIGYRNIGAKNVRYSTTLNLSANKNTVVSLAGTGPYISGSDIDPLFIIKEGTPINSLWGYKTDGFFKTDDEAKSYPTITTGRAAGDVKYLDLNSDGKIDANDRTIIGSSFPKLLYSLNGNIGYKNFELSLFFQGAAGGDARLAGALAENGNNEGFVPKIVSTNYWTPDNRNARFPRPLKRDLFNMYTADRLVINGDYLRLKNVQLMYHLPTRVVQKMKLESASVYVSATNLLTFSKLNEWGLDAEAGSGRATYYPQVSVTSFGLNVQF, encoded by the coding sequence ATGAAAAAAGGTTTACAAACCTCCAGAAACTGGGGGAAACTTATGAGAATCACGCTTACTCAGTTGCTGATGTGTGTCATAGGTGTGAGTGTTACACTGGCATACGATACCCGTGGGCAGGAGGTACTGAATCGAACCGTATCGGTCAGTGGCGATCAGGTTGAATTGCGCGCCGTTTTGAGCCAAATCGAGAAACAGGCCGACGTAAAATTTGTATACAGTACAAAGGTCAACTCTGAGCAACGGATAACGATCAATATAGCTAACCGAAAACTCGCTACGGTTCTGGACGAAGTGTTGATTCCAAATATGATTGATTACGAGGTGATTAATAATCGAATTTTACTCAGAAAGAGTAAATCTCCAGCGAGAAACGCGCCAAACGAAAACAAAATCGGCTCGATCGAAAAAAAAGAAAGTGCCACTAGCGTGAAAGGGGAGGTCACCGACGAAAAAAAACAACCAATCGTCGGGGCTTCGATCGTTATAAAAGGTACAACCCGCGGCACCGTTACAGATGTAGAGGGCCGATATTCAATTGATGTGCCAGACGATCAGGCCATTCTGGTCTTTAGTTATATCGGCTTCATCACGCAGGAAGTGAAGGTGGGCAATCGAAGCGACATCTCGATTTCGCTGGCGACAGATACCAAATCGCTCGATGAAGTTGTGGTGGTGGGCTATGGTCAGCAATCGAAAGTAAGCCTGACCAATGCCGTAGGGACCGTTAAAGGCACCGAACTCGTTAGGCGACCTTATTCCAGCATCCAGCAGGCTTTACAGGGGCAGGTGGCCGGTCTGACCGTGCTTGACCAGGGCGGCAGTCCGGGCCGCACCACCAGCACCCTGCGTGTTCGGGGCGTTACGACCCTGAGCAACAGTAACGAAGCCCTCGTGATTGTAGACGGCGTCGAGCAGCAATTGACCAACCTTAATCCCAACGATATCGAATCTATTTCTGTACTGAAAGATGCAGCATCAACCGCCATCTATGGGTCAAGAGCCGCCAATGGCGTGATTATGATTACGACCAAACGGGCAAAAGAGGGGAAAGTTACGGTTAGTTATAATGGGTTTTACGGCCTGCAACGGTCGGTCAATAATCCAGCGATGGATTTGCCGAGTTACATGAAATTAGAGCAGGTAGCCTATAACAATGCCAAAATTGCGTTGCCCGCTAAATTTACGGATGCGGGCATCCAGGAATACATTAACGGGAATAAAACCAATCCTGAACTGTATCCCGATGTTAATTCCTGGTTTAAAACCATGCTTCGAGTTGCCCCTCAGTATAACAATAGCATTTCGGTAAGCGGTGGCAGCGAAAGTATTCGTGCCCGATTGAGCATCCGCCAGCAAAAACAGGCATCTCTTCTGGATGCGCCGTTGGACTACGGTGCCGATTTACGGGATATTCGATTGAATTCCGACTTTAAGGTGTCTAAAAAAATAAACGTTTCGACCGATATTAATTACCGGAACAACTACACAGTTGCACCAGTCAACGAAAGCGAAGTATTTAACCGATTCATCCATGGCACCTTGTTTGCCACGCCCCGGTATTTAAGTACGCTGGAGGGAACGTATCCGGGCATTACCGGAACCTACGGATTGAGCACCCAAGGCGTTACGCCCCGCATTGAGGCTGAGCAGGACGGCACCTCGAAACGAACAGAGGAAAGTATATTTTCGAGCCTTAAGGCCGATTATGAAATCATAAAAGGGCTCCGATTTACCTCCCAACTGGCGTTACGGATCGAGAATTTTCGGCAGAAGAATTTCACGAATGCCTATAAAAATGTGGATCTGGTCAAAAACATAACGCGGAACATCATCAATAATTCACTGGCCGACACGCTCAGAAACTCCACCGAATATACCTGGAACAATTACCTGAATTACGAGACAAGCCTGCAAAAACACTACCTGAAAGCCTTGGTTGGTTATTCGACCATCAACAATGTGTTTAAAGGATTGTATGCCTATCGTCAGAATTTTTACAACAACGACATTCAGTCGTTGAGTCAGGGGGCTAATGATGGCACCAAAAACAACGGTGGTTCGGATGCGCAGTTTGGCCTGCGCTCGTACTTTGGCCGTGTCAACTATTCATTTGCCGACAAGTATTTGTTTGAAGCCAACGCCCGCTACGATGGGTCATCGCGGTTTACGGGTGCGAATGTGTATAGCTTTTTTCCTTCGTTTTCGGCAGGTTGGCGAATCTCGGAAGAGTCGTTTATGAAGAAAGCCAGATTTATTAATGAACTGAAACTACGGGTTTCGTGGGGCCGAACCGGCAACCAGTCAGTTGGTTTGTACAGCTATTATCAGTCGCTGGTGGCTTCATCGTATGGCTTCAATGGGGCTACTGCTATTTCGTATTCGCCGAATCAATTGGCTAACAAAAACATAACCTGGGAAACTACGACTCAGGTTGACCTCGGTTTCGATGCCCAGATTTTCAGAGGGTTTAGCGTTGGGTTCGACTACTATACTAAGCTAACCGATGGCATTTTGCTGAACTTGCCCATTCCGGCAACGATTGGTTTGGCGGCACCCCCGCAAAACGCGGGTAAGGTTGAAAACAAAGGCTTCGAATGGCAAATCGGCTATCGGAATATAGGTGCGAAAAACGTCCGATACAGTACAACTCTTAACCTCTCGGCCAATAAAAACACGGTAGTCAGTCTGGCTGGAACGGGACCCTATATTTCGGGGAGTGATATCGATCCACTGTTTATCATAAAAGAAGGCACTCCCATTAATTCGCTCTGGGGATATAAAACCGATGGATTTTTTAAAACCGACGACGAAGCCAAAAGCTACCCAACCATCACTACAGGCCGGGCGGCTGGCGATGTGAAATACCTCGATCTGAACAGCGATGGGAAAATTGATGCCAACGATCGTACCATTATTGGTAGCTCATTCCCCAAACTGCTCTACTCGCTGAACGGGAATATCGGTTATAAAAACTTCGAGTTGTCGTTGTTTTTTCAGGGAGCAGCCGGTGGAGATGCCCGTTTAGCGGGGGCTTTGGCCGAAAATGGCAACAATGAAGGCTTTGTTCCGAAAATCGTGAGCACCAATTACTGGACTCCAGACAATCGGAACGCTCGCTTTCCCCGACCCCTGAAACGGGATTTGTTCAATATGTACACCGCCGATCGACTCGTCATCAATGGTGACTACCTGCGGCTAAAGAACGTACAGTTGATGTATCATCTGCCAACCAGAGTAGTGCAGAAAATGAAACTGGAAAGTGCCAGCGTGTATGTGTCGGCAACGAACCTATTAACCTTTTCCAAACTGAATGAGTGGGGTCTTGATGCCGAGGCAGGAAGTGGCCGGGCCACCTATTATCCCCAGGTATCGGTCACGAGTTTTGGGCTAAATGTTCAGTTTTAA
- a CDS encoding RagB/SusD family nutrient uptake outer membrane protein: MNTNYIKAGLLALSILVLSGCQTDLLLQPPNDRLSTDLFWKTENDAVLAVNAAYPAVLDDGAALFQRDAFSDIAHVNLFFNADALVEKNSYDASNSVIATQWSTLWAGVTKTNFVLDNVDAIPVTNKTVVNRVKGEAKALRAYQYIKLTALFGDVPLITKVISIEDGKGLSRTPISQIWDFIDKELTEAASLLPVSYTGTDIGRVTKGAALAMKARANLYAGRYQQAAADAKAVMESGIYSIYPKFADLFGYAGERSPEVILDREYVKDVLPSPVFNQMAPYGQTSALASNSYVPTKALAIMYSMANGKLINDPTSGFDPKNPYQNRDPRLGFTVYVPGDLLPNGKVFNSLPSSNTPDAVGGTFYATATGFTSRKYVNNADAATPTNSGINIIQVRYAEVLLTYAEAKIEQNQIDQSVLDAINAVRARGDVKLPAITLPQSQADLRELVRRERTIELAFEGLRLYDLRRWKIGDKVLVGSIGGIDYVDNNAVKTIEVPSFIKSFNTTRDYLWPIPTNERILSPNLTQNTGW; the protein is encoded by the coding sequence ATGAACACAAACTATATCAAAGCGGGGCTTCTTGCCTTGTCAATCCTGGTTTTGAGTGGTTGTCAAACCGATTTGTTACTGCAGCCCCCCAACGACCGCTTATCAACGGATTTGTTCTGGAAAACTGAAAACGACGCCGTGCTGGCTGTCAATGCGGCTTATCCGGCGGTGTTAGACGACGGAGCAGCCCTGTTTCAGCGCGACGCATTCAGCGATATTGCCCACGTGAATTTATTCTTCAATGCCGATGCGCTGGTCGAAAAAAACAGCTACGATGCGTCGAATTCGGTTATTGCCACGCAGTGGTCAACATTATGGGCTGGGGTTACGAAAACCAATTTCGTGCTGGATAATGTCGATGCCATTCCGGTTACGAACAAGACCGTCGTTAACCGCGTGAAGGGCGAAGCCAAAGCCCTCAGAGCGTATCAGTACATTAAATTAACGGCTCTTTTCGGTGATGTTCCTCTTATTACGAAAGTGATTTCAATTGAGGACGGGAAAGGCTTATCCCGTACACCCATAAGCCAGATCTGGGATTTCATCGATAAAGAACTAACTGAAGCGGCTTCGCTTTTACCTGTCAGCTATACTGGAACTGATATTGGCCGGGTTACGAAAGGGGCGGCTCTGGCCATGAAAGCCCGCGCTAATCTGTATGCTGGTCGATATCAGCAGGCTGCAGCCGATGCCAAAGCCGTTATGGAGTCGGGCATTTACAGCATCTATCCGAAATTCGCTGATCTGTTCGGCTATGCAGGAGAGCGAAGCCCGGAGGTGATTCTGGATCGGGAGTATGTTAAAGATGTACTCCCAAGTCCGGTATTTAACCAGATGGCTCCTTACGGGCAAACCTCCGCCCTGGCGTCTAATTCCTACGTGCCGACAAAAGCGTTGGCTATTATGTATTCAATGGCTAACGGCAAACTTATTAACGATCCAACCAGCGGTTTTGATCCGAAAAATCCTTATCAGAACCGGGATCCACGATTGGGCTTTACGGTTTATGTACCGGGCGATTTGCTGCCTAATGGAAAGGTATTCAATTCATTGCCATCCAGCAACACACCTGATGCAGTCGGTGGCACGTTTTACGCAACAGCAACAGGGTTTACGTCCCGCAAATATGTAAACAATGCCGATGCCGCCACGCCCACTAACAGCGGTATCAATATTATTCAGGTACGCTATGCCGAGGTGTTGCTCACATATGCCGAGGCAAAAATCGAGCAAAACCAAATAGACCAGAGTGTATTGGATGCTATCAATGCAGTTCGGGCTCGGGGCGACGTAAAACTACCGGCCATTACGCTGCCGCAATCGCAAGCCGATTTGCGTGAACTTGTCCGTCGGGAGCGAACTATCGAATTAGCGTTTGAAGGACTACGACTGTATGATCTCCGACGGTGGAAAATTGGCGATAAGGTTTTAGTTGGTTCAATTGGAGGCATCGACTACGTAGATAATAATGCCGTTAAAACCATTGAGGTGCCATCATTCATCAAATCGTTTAACACGACCCGCGATTATTTGTGGCCGATTCCGACGAATGAACGGATTTTATCACCAAATCTTACACAAAATACCGGCTGGTAA
- a CDS encoding exo-beta-N-acetylmuramidase NamZ family protein gives MTFDHMGQRFFKLLAIIVLLMLPFNLIAQSLLLGCEQTGEYLPDLQKKKVAVVVNHTSIFSNHRHLVDSLLSLGVTITMIFTPEHGYRGVASPLEKVDNSTDARTGIPITSLYGANTKPTVEQLNDVDVVVFDIQDIGVRYFTFSSTMHYIMEACAETGKPLIILDRPNPNGHYVAGPVLNRKFASFVGLNPVPIVYGLTVGELARMINSEGWLATSKPCTLKVVACQNYTHQMPYDLPVPPTPNLPNRKAILLYASLCLFEGTEINFGRGTDMQFQVIGGTSPKYGQYTFTPSDRPGALNPANEGRLCYGLDLRRVNTQKEGFTLKYLIDFYHKAPDKTKFFTKPATFDKLAGNDFLRIMITDGKSEKVIRSAWKKELNQFKVLRKKYLLYP, from the coding sequence ATGACCTTCGATCATATGGGCCAACGATTTTTTAAACTCCTGGCTATTATCGTCTTGTTAATGCTACCGTTTAACCTGATAGCACAGAGCCTGCTATTGGGTTGCGAACAGACGGGTGAGTATCTGCCTGACCTGCAAAAGAAAAAGGTCGCAGTGGTTGTTAATCATACGTCTATATTTAGCAACCATAGACATTTAGTCGATAGCTTATTGAGTTTGGGTGTTACTATCACCATGATCTTCACGCCCGAGCATGGTTATAGAGGTGTTGCCAGCCCACTCGAAAAAGTCGATAACAGTACTGATGCCAGAACGGGAATCCCCATTACGTCGCTCTATGGAGCCAATACGAAGCCCACTGTCGAACAACTAAACGATGTTGACGTCGTGGTTTTCGATATTCAGGATATAGGCGTGCGTTACTTCACTTTTTCCAGCACAATGCACTATATAATGGAAGCCTGCGCCGAAACGGGTAAACCGCTCATTATTTTAGATCGCCCGAACCCAAACGGACATTACGTGGCTGGGCCTGTCCTGAATCGGAAATTTGCTTCATTTGTCGGGTTAAATCCTGTGCCTATCGTATATGGGCTGACGGTAGGCGAGTTGGCCCGAATGATAAATAGCGAAGGTTGGCTCGCAACTAGTAAACCCTGTACCCTAAAAGTAGTTGCCTGCCAAAATTACACGCATCAGATGCCCTATGATTTACCCGTGCCGCCGACGCCTAATCTGCCTAATAGAAAGGCCATTTTACTATACGCATCGCTCTGTTTGTTTGAAGGTACCGAAATCAACTTTGGGCGCGGTACCGATATGCAGTTTCAGGTAATTGGCGGTACCAGTCCCAAATATGGCCAGTATACGTTTACACCGAGCGACCGGCCGGGAGCTCTTAATCCGGCCAACGAAGGTCGATTATGCTATGGATTGGACTTGCGACGTGTAAACACCCAAAAAGAAGGCTTCACCCTGAAATATCTCATCGATTTTTACCATAAAGCCCCCGACAAAACCAAATTCTTTACCAAGCCTGCCACTTTCGATAAGCTGGCAGGCAACGACTTTTTACGAATTATGATAACGGACGGGAAATCCGAAAAGGTAATCCGGAGCGCCTGGAAAAAGGAATTGAACCAGTTTAAGGTTTTGCGAAAAAAGTATCTCCTGTATCCTTAG
- the fdhD gene encoding formate dehydrogenase accessory sulfurtransferase FdhD, whose product MSFVAPVTIQKITGTNQIEAPDLLAVEEPLEIRLGFGPIDDRQQRSVAVTMRTPGNDEELAMGFLFTEGIIQKPADIVSCRHCVQDSAKEGNVIRVELNPDVAVDWSRLTRNTFTSSSCGLCGKTTIDAVMALTPGPISSDLLIEPAILHTLPDRVRATQRAFAYTGGIHAAALFDSRGALLLVREDIGRHNALDKLIGAAFWQNWLPLSRYGVFLSGRIGVELVQKSWMAGLPLLAAVGAPSSLAVQMAQEADITLAGFVRDERFNIYSKPNRVSA is encoded by the coding sequence ATGTCGTTCGTTGCGCCCGTTACTATACAGAAAATCACCGGTACCAATCAAATCGAAGCACCTGACTTGCTGGCGGTTGAGGAGCCGCTTGAAATCCGGCTGGGATTTGGCCCAATCGACGACCGGCAGCAGCGCAGTGTTGCCGTTACGATGCGCACACCCGGCAATGACGAAGAACTGGCCATGGGTTTTCTGTTTACAGAAGGTATTATTCAGAAACCCGCCGATATCGTTTCGTGCCGACATTGTGTTCAGGATTCGGCCAAAGAAGGGAACGTTATCCGAGTCGAACTTAATCCGGATGTAGCGGTTGACTGGTCGCGGCTAACACGAAATACGTTTACCTCATCGAGCTGTGGACTTTGTGGCAAAACCACCATCGACGCTGTAATGGCCCTTACACCCGGTCCGATTTCATCTGATTTATTGATCGAACCAGCCATCCTGCATACCTTACCCGACCGGGTCCGGGCTACACAGCGAGCCTTTGCCTATACGGGCGGCATCCACGCGGCCGCCCTGTTCGATTCCAGGGGCGCATTACTACTCGTTCGGGAAGATATTGGCCGACACAATGCCCTGGATAAACTCATTGGGGCTGCCTTCTGGCAAAACTGGCTCCCATTAAGCCGTTATGGCGTATTTTTAAGTGGTCGTATCGGCGTTGAACTGGTCCAGAAAAGCTGGATGGCTGGTCTTCCACTGTTAGCCGCCGTGGGGGCACCGTCGAGTCTGGCCGTTCAGATGGCGCAGGAGGCCGATATAACCCTGGCCGGTTTTGTACGGGATGAGCGATTCAATATCTACAGTAAACCCAATCGGGTAAGCGCTTGA
- a CDS encoding nucleotide pyrophosphohydrolase, with translation MTLKDAQTTVDEWIKTVGVRYFNELTNMAMLTEEVGEVARIIARRYGEQSEKESDKNKDLGDEMADVLWVLICLANQTGIDLTDAFAKNLAKKNNRDATRHLNNEKLNE, from the coding sequence ATGACTCTTAAAGACGCACAGACAACTGTCGATGAGTGGATTAAAACGGTCGGCGTTCGGTATTTTAACGAACTGACCAACATGGCTATGCTGACCGAAGAAGTTGGTGAAGTAGCCCGAATTATTGCCCGGCGCTATGGCGAACAGTCAGAGAAGGAATCGGATAAAAATAAAGATCTGGGCGACGAAATGGCTGATGTACTTTGGGTATTGATCTGCCTGGCCAACCAGACCGGTATTGACCTGACCGATGCCTTCGCGAAAAATCTGGCAAAGAAAAACAACCGTGATGCCACGCGGCATTTGAACAATGAGAAACTGAACGAATAG
- a CDS encoding peptidoglycan-binding protein, translating to MIKTSYQNELLFSDTLKKGSQGPDVRRIQEWLCLSALRYPQAVLTTAIDGQFGPATERALQNFQAVLKLPKTGIVTSELFARLSAPLSTAFQAKPTINDTRKAVIQVAKAHLNQRSAEIQTDDGQNLGPWVRGYCDGFDGAPFKWCVGFVQTVLDQVASAQGRSFTSIMPQTLSCDTMALSGKENGRLLDSTLIRKKPDRIQIGDVFILRNPQDNDWFHTGIITAVLGDAIETLEGNTDLKGGSNGTAVFARVRNIQKATIDVFSIDGL from the coding sequence ATGATCAAAACCTCTTACCAAAACGAACTACTTTTTTCGGATACACTCAAAAAAGGCAGCCAGGGTCCCGATGTCCGGCGAATTCAGGAATGGTTGTGTTTAAGTGCGTTACGTTATCCACAGGCAGTGTTGACAACCGCCATTGATGGCCAGTTTGGACCGGCGACCGAGCGGGCGTTACAGAATTTTCAGGCGGTTCTCAAGTTGCCTAAAACGGGGATTGTCACCTCTGAACTATTTGCCCGGCTGAGTGCTCCGCTATCGACTGCTTTTCAGGCAAAACCCACCATAAACGATACACGGAAAGCCGTTATACAAGTTGCAAAAGCGCACTTAAACCAGCGGTCGGCCGAAATTCAGACTGATGATGGGCAAAACCTTGGGCCGTGGGTACGCGGCTATTGCGACGGATTCGATGGGGCACCGTTCAAGTGGTGCGTAGGCTTTGTGCAGACGGTGCTCGATCAGGTGGCTTCTGCACAGGGCCGCAGCTTCACGTCAATTATGCCCCAGACGCTTAGTTGCGATACGATGGCACTCAGTGGGAAGGAAAACGGCCGGTTATTAGACAGTACATTGATCCGCAAAAAACCAGATCGAATTCAGATTGGCGATGTGTTTATCCTGCGAAATCCCCAGGATAATGACTGGTTTCATACGGGGATCATAACGGCTGTTTTGGGGGATGCGATCGAAACACTGGAAGGCAATACGGATTTAAAAGGCGGGAGTAATGGCACCGCTGTTTTTGCCCGTGTCCGGAATATTCAAAAAGCAACCATCGATGTATTCTCAATTGATGGCCTGTAG
- a CDS encoding penicillin acylase family protein: protein MQRFLPLLLLILTISSACSQSTPGLQQPVEIIRDRWGVNHIYAKNEHDLFFAQGYSAAQDRLFQLEIWRRQATGTVGELLGPQETKRDIGTRLFRFRGDINKELLHYHPHGPQIVRAFVEGINAYITEILKTPEKLPFEFRVLDTKPGLWTPEVVISRHQGLAYNVRDELNYGRLVKLIGADKLRELQWFHPQPAVPLAKNGDPDLTLHVNGDELFQPILELYEAFRLPLKFKGRPTKADEDEAKRSNRSADDWFDTEKQYVGSNNWIISGSKSASGYPMLANDPHRAQSTPSLRYWVHLNAPGWNVVGAGEPTLPGISVGHNEYGAWGLTIFETDNEDLYVYDTNPANPNQYRYKGRWATMKTLSETIPVKGGQSVRAELKYTQHGPVVFEDKQHHKAYAVRAGWLETGCSPYLASLRMNQAHNWTEFRQACTYSRIPGENMIWADKTGTIGWQAVGLAPIRKNFTGLVPVPGDGRYEWSGYLPIQQLPGKLNPPEGYVATANNNLTPTNFPHRDVIGWTWAAPSRAHRIEEVLNDGKRKSMVDFMALQADYLSIPARTLVPLLQNLSSPTDRTEQALARLRRWDYKLDPSSVAASIYVAWEGQLKQAVYQQKVPKNAQPYFKTMPSKRVFDALLIPTAARDSLLLFCMDRAVAELTKRLGSDMDEWAYGQRKNKHITITHPLSDLVDKEMQKKINLGPVARGGYGETVNATGNDLNQAHGASFRILVDTEDWDKTLGVNNPGQSGNPDSPHYGDLFPIWAENSYFPVFFSKEKVKTVAEGTTILKP from the coding sequence ATGCAACGATTCCTGCCCTTACTTCTGCTCATTCTTACGATCTCTTCTGCCTGTTCTCAATCAACACCTGGCCTTCAGCAACCCGTCGAAATAATCCGCGACCGCTGGGGTGTTAATCACATCTACGCCAAAAACGAACACGATCTGTTTTTTGCTCAGGGTTATTCAGCCGCTCAGGATCGACTCTTTCAGTTAGAAATATGGCGTAGACAGGCTACGGGTACCGTTGGCGAATTACTTGGGCCACAGGAAACCAAGCGCGATATTGGCACTCGATTGTTTCGATTCAGGGGAGATATAAATAAAGAGCTGCTTCACTATCATCCGCATGGCCCACAAATCGTTCGGGCGTTTGTGGAGGGGATCAACGCCTACATTACCGAAATTCTGAAAACACCAGAGAAACTCCCTTTCGAGTTTCGGGTGCTCGATACGAAACCAGGGCTATGGACACCCGAAGTTGTTATCAGCCGCCATCAGGGACTTGCCTATAACGTACGCGACGAACTAAACTACGGGCGACTGGTTAAACTCATCGGAGCAGACAAACTCCGCGAATTGCAGTGGTTTCACCCACAGCCAGCCGTTCCGCTGGCAAAAAATGGCGATCCAGACCTGACCTTGCATGTTAACGGTGATGAATTGTTTCAGCCAATTCTGGAACTATACGAAGCCTTTCGCCTGCCGTTGAAGTTCAAAGGTCGGCCAACCAAAGCCGATGAGGATGAGGCAAAACGATCGAATCGTTCAGCAGACGACTGGTTCGACACGGAAAAGCAATATGTCGGCTCCAATAACTGGATTATTTCGGGGAGCAAATCGGCTAGTGGTTACCCAATGCTGGCCAATGATCCGCACAGGGCGCAATCTACGCCCTCATTGCGGTATTGGGTGCATCTTAATGCGCCCGGCTGGAACGTAGTTGGAGCGGGTGAACCGACATTGCCCGGCATTTCTGTAGGCCATAACGAGTATGGGGCCTGGGGACTAACGATCTTTGAAACCGACAATGAGGATTTGTATGTGTACGATACCAATCCGGCTAACCCCAATCAATACCGATACAAAGGCCGCTGGGCGACCATGAAAACCCTGTCCGAAACAATTCCGGTAAAAGGTGGTCAATCCGTTCGGGCAGAACTGAAATACACACAGCATGGCCCGGTTGTCTTCGAAGATAAGCAACATCACAAAGCCTACGCCGTGCGGGCCGGATGGCTTGAAACAGGTTGTTCGCCCTATCTGGCCAGCCTACGTATGAATCAGGCCCATAACTGGACGGAGTTCAGGCAGGCCTGCACCTACAGCCGAATTCCGGGCGAAAACATGATCTGGGCGGATAAGACGGGCACTATTGGCTGGCAGGCTGTAGGGCTGGCCCCAATCCGGAAAAACTTTACAGGCCTGGTGCCTGTACCGGGCGATGGTCGTTATGAATGGAGTGGTTATCTGCCGATTCAACAACTTCCCGGCAAACTGAATCCGCCTGAGGGTTACGTTGCAACGGCCAATAACAACCTCACGCCAACTAATTTCCCTCACCGCGATGTAATCGGATGGACCTGGGCCGCACCCAGCCGGGCGCACCGTATCGAAGAGGTGCTGAACGATGGGAAACGCAAAAGTATGGTCGATTTTATGGCGCTTCAGGCCGACTATCTGTCTATTCCGGCCCGAACACTGGTGCCATTGCTGCAAAACCTGTCATCGCCGACCGATCGAACCGAACAGGCGTTGGCCCGCCTGCGCCGGTGGGATTATAAACTTGATCCCAGCTCGGTAGCGGCTTCAATTTATGTGGCCTGGGAGGGACAACTAAAACAGGCCGTTTATCAGCAAAAAGTCCCGAAGAACGCTCAGCCTTATTTTAAAACGATGCCTTCTAAGCGAGTCTTCGATGCGTTGCTCATTCCAACGGCCGCTCGCGATAGTCTGTTACTTTTCTGCATGGATCGCGCCGTTGCTGAACTCACCAAACGGCTTGGTAGCGACATGGACGAATGGGCGTATGGGCAGCGAAAAAACAAGCATATTACCATCACACATCCACTCAGCGACCTGGTCGATAAAGAGATGCAGAAAAAAATCAACCTGGGTCCAGTGGCGCGGGGTGGCTATGGCGAAACGGTTAACGCAACGGGTAACGATCTGAACCAGGCTCACGGTGCCTCGTTCCGGATTCTGGTCGATACCGAAGATTGGGACAAAACCCTGGGCGTCAACAATCCGGGTCAGTCGGGCAATCCTGACAGTCCACACTATGGCGACCTGTTCCCGATCTGGGCTGAAAACAGTTATTTTCCCGTGTTTTTCTCCAAAGAAAAAGTAAAAACGGTTGCTGAGGGAACCACCATATTAAAGCCTTAA